TGATCTCACATTTTATTGTGTCCATTTTAGGCGTGGAACTGGTACAGATCCTCTAATATAAACCCGCACGGTAGAGAAGATGGTCTCTCGAGCTTTCAGCTTTTCCTCTGTGGTATAGCAGCCGGGACATGTGCCAAACTTGTCTGTCATCCACTTGATGTGGTCAAGAAAAGATTCCAGGTAGATATTTAAACGTCCCGAGCTCCACTAGCATTACTGGAAATTTCAGTTCATCTGGACTCTAGTGTGTTATTTAACCATCTTTCCGCATGAATACAAGGGAAGAAAAATGTGAATGAAAATGCTTCCATGTCAATGCAATGATGGTTGGTCATACGAATCCTGTTTTCCCGCCCCTTGCAGGTTGAAGGACTACAGAGGCACCCAAGATATGGGAAACCAGTAGAGCACCGTGCTTATAGCAACATGTATGACGCCTTGCGAAGAATATTGCAGATGGAGGGCTGGGCTGGTCTCTATAAGGGAATAGTCCCATCAACCGTCAAAGCTGCACCTGCCGGTGCAGTGACATTTGTGGCATATGAATATACATCAGATTGGTTAGAGTCCAGATTGACTTGAATCTAACTGTTCCCTAATAgtttcaaatattatttttgcatGATGAGATTCTTTTGTCCTTGGAAACCTTAGAAAACCCTCGTCGAAGGAACCGAAAGGAGGGACCCTATTTTAGCCGCCCTTACAGGCCATAAGATTGTAACTAGACAGCAAAATGTTTGAAGATAGAAGTTGAGATTTAGAGCACCATAAATTTTTGTATCAGCATGTTTCAAATGAGATTATCGTCTCCTCTCTTGGAAAAAATCTGGTTACCGTATTTACATCCTCTACATATTTTTGTGGTCGAAGTACCGTTACGTTCGCACTCATATCTCGAAACAGAATGGACTTATAAATCCCATAACCACAACTAAACATGAATTTCTCCGACATGTTACAGATTCTCAGTTGTGTTGCAATCAAAATGCCTCAAACACTCGGTACAAAATTTCCGACATGTTACAGATTTCGGAAATGTATAAAATCTCCAAATCACAGGATTCACATTCAAACTTGTATGCGAGCCAACGTTATTCAACGAAAAATCCAATTAGTAGTGAAGGGGAGTATCGATAGAAGCTATCTATTTGTGCCTTCTTCAGCGATTGTTGTTCTGTTTGCCACTGCCATCCTCCGGAGGCAGTGCTACAAACTGCAAGATCCTCCGAACCTCAGCAACATCAACCCGGAACTTCTCAGCAATTTGGTCCGGCTCCATGCGGCCATTGTGATCCTCGGCCTTGCCCTGATGCAGCAGAATAATGTGGCGCAGCTGTGCCACATTCAGAGTTCCCGGCGGAGCAGGCCTCTCCTCATAACTCCCGGAATCTGGCTTCGTATCCCTCAGTTTAGGTAGAGGCCTCTTATACTTGTCCACCACATTTGCCTGTACAATGATCCCAAAATACACATTTACAACAGTACAATACAATGTCTTAAATTCAAACCGTGGCTAGCTAGTTTATTTGCTAAAAGTGCTTATGAGCGGAAGTGCTTTCTACGTTATTCCCAAACGGCGAAACGAAATGAAAAAACCAAACTTAAAAAAACTGACCTCGCCCATCTCAAATTTGCCTCCGGGCTTTGCTTTGATTCTACCCACCATTTGATTGAGCATGGCGTCGTAATTTGGATCTCGTTCTTCGAGCACATTTTCGACTGCTTCCGCGGCTCCTCCTGTTCCTGCACTGCCATCTGAAACCAACAAACCACATTCGAAACGACGCCGTAAATTAACTGAACTGAGCTGAGGAAAAATGTGCGAGAAAAGGCAATAGACAAAAGAAAGGCGGCAACTTTTATGTACCAGAATCAATAGCGCCGCCGGCCTTGGAGATCTCCGCCCGTTCGGGGGGAACCAGAGGAGGCCGCTTATCGACGACGACGGTCTTCGGTTTGGACGACGCCGTTTCGACGGTCGAAGAGGGTCGCGTTCTTCCAGCAGCTCGGCGCAGCGCCTGACCCATTGTGCCAGTCGTGCTTTctattttctaattttccccAAATCAACCAACAAATAAACTCCGTTAAATATGCAGATagattaaaatacaaaaaacccttttcaatttttagggTTTGGTGGGAATATTGGAAGAGGAGGTGGGAGAGGAGGAACAAGAAGACGATGGGAGCACTACACAGTGGAGAGTGGCGCGTGTTGCTCTCGTGTCCTGTTGTCCTACACGAGATAGCAAATACCGATGGGGCCCATTTCctttacttttattaattttaatttatgagagttttttttttttttttggtcaattatGAGAGTTTTGTTTTAGAGTATactgccgatttgccccctgaactatcacccaactttcgatttcccccctgaactttttaattggaaaattaaggacttaaactaatttttttggccaatttgccccctgctgttaatttttcattcattccatccaaatttttgttaaatggaagcatatgcacaacatgtgtgggtagttcggtcgcttcattctttaaaataattgaaaaccttagatttctaaaatataaacctatgcaaatatgtgtgattctatagcttttgtATCTAAAGGTCTAGTGAAATGACacttttgtccacaaatgagagttacgtggtttgcacatgataagagttaacgttaatttggatgaaatctatgaaaaactaactgtaggggggaaattggccaaaaaaaattagtttaagtccttaattttccaattaaaaagttcaggagGGAAattgaaagttgggtgatagttcagggggcaattATGAGAGTTTTGTTTTATAAACACAAAGTGTGAgaggaaattttttatttttgtttttaaaatagaaagataaagaaagagagagaatgtgggagtaggaagtttttttttttttttttaacatgtaggtgaggttttgaaaaaaaaaaaattgattgtgtgaaattacatttctgccttatattttttatttatgttctattttaattagagggttgaactggtaatttcataggatttgattgacaatgagtgttttattaattagtagagattatcTGCTATGATAAGCATTAATTATAAGTTATAACTCTAAATTTTTTGTCGGAAAAATGATACAATACATaaagtgtcataatataagtgatTAATGACTTGTGCAGTTTAGGACGAGTACGTACATATACATAAATTCTTTCAGAAAACTTTAAATACTTAGTGGACGCTCTTTCTCTAGACTTTCAAATCATCAACATCGACcaagattggattggattgaatCGATCGTTTGGGCGGATTGGATTGAATCTTGAACACCCGTAGCTTTGATATCTAAATAGCAAGCAATCAAACTGTTCTAAGGAAACTTAAAGCTTAACTTACCTTTTGCTTTCGGCAGGCAACAAACAATGCTCAACACAAATCTCTTCAAATTTCGAAAATTTCAGATGTAAACCGATGAGAAACTGTCGACGCGAGTCTAAGAAATCGAACTACATTTGATCAGAACGCAACAACGGTCACCCTATAAGTTGGTCTTGCAACTCATAattaaggaaagaaaaaaaaaacgaccaCTTTTAAAGTAAATTGTACATACAAGAGAAAGTAAATGGTTTTATCAAATGCTGTTGAACTAAGACTGAAGGGGAGGAGGGTAACTTTTATCTCTCATCTTTGGTTTTCCGGGTATTTGCGCTGCTTTTGCTGATGTAATGGCCACAGGAAAGGACGCTGCTACTCCGAATTTCCAATGAAATTTGTATGTAACACCATGTACAATGCAGAAGAATGAAGAGACTTGCTGCCTTTGCTGTTTATCATGGGTTGGTTATAACCGCACGAGCCGGTCTCTGTTATATGCAGAAGCTCTTTGTTCAAGTTGTTTGTTAGATTTTCAGCACCTAACCGACTTACGAGACCATATCAAGTTCACTGTACCCGTCAGCGTTGTTATTGGGGATAGCACTCCTGGTTTCCTGCATACTGAAATCCGGGAGACTAGTATCAAAACTGTTGAGATCGCTCACCTTAGTACGAGCACGCCTGGATGGCCTTAATTTGGAGGTGTCTTGGGGAAATTCGTCCCTACTCTTCCGCTTCTGTTTTGTGTCTAAAAATCCATAAGCTAAAGATTCCAGTACCTTAGTGCTCAGTGGTCGGTTTCTTGTGCTCTGTCTCCGAGAGTTCATTGCAGGCTGCTGTTCAGAAGTTGCCCCACTTTCAGAGGGATTCACTGAATGGGAAGCAGCATCTGGTTCCTGGTGTGTTTGATCATCTTGTCTTTCTATCATTGTGAAAGGTTCATCAGTTTCAGCATCTAGAGGCGGGGGCATGTTCAAGTCAATCAACATAGGGCGCTGAGGATTCTCTTGGAATATTTCCACAGGCAAACTGTTGCCACAACGATTGCCTTCACCACTATCAACTGGGCTGGCTCCTCTAGGCGAAGTACTGGCGGATGATAACTTCTCTCCAGATGGTTCCACTTGAGAAGGAGTTTTCTCACCAAGTTCCGCATGGTCTCCAGACACATCTTGTTGTAACATGGGACCTTGCAAGAACTGGCTCCTGCTGGGGGTGATCTCTGTGCGACTACAAGCAGCTAACCGTCGACGTCTTTTTGAAACAGGGGCAAGATGATTTTCATTTTCAGAAACCATTTTCCGGCTTTTTTGGCACTTCATAGCTTTCCGGCGCTGCATGTCGTTGCATGTACCAATGTTCTCATTCTTGGGGAGATCTGCAGTCACAGTAGTCGAACCTtgaccaaaagcttgatgttcCACCTCTGAAGTAccatatttaaaatatttgtcaCCATTTCTACCCAAACGGATGGACTTCAAAACGTGGATCTCATCCCTCTGTGAACACAAGAAATTAGCAGAATTATATTTATCTGCTGAATCCTCAGAAGCATCCTCATCGTCATCTTCAGAAT
The nucleotide sequence above comes from Malus sylvestris chromosome 16, drMalSylv7.2, whole genome shotgun sequence. Encoded proteins:
- the LOC126606921 gene encoding uncharacterized protein LOC126606921 gives rise to the protein MGQALRRAAGRTRPSSTVETASSKPKTVVVDKRPPLVPPERAEISKAGGAIDSDGSAGTGGAAEAVENVLEERDPNYDAMLNQMVGRIKAKPGGKFEMGEANVVDKYKRPLPKLRDTKPDSGSYEERPAPPGTLNVAQLRHIILLHQGKAEDHNGRMEPDQIAEKFRVDVAEVRRILQFVALPPEDGSGKQNNNR